A genomic stretch from Thalassophryne amazonica chromosome 18, fThaAma1.1, whole genome shotgun sequence includes:
- the LOC117531109 gene encoding elongin-B — MDVFLMIRRHKTTIFTDAKESTTVYELKRIVEGILKRPPEDQLLYKDDQLLEDSKTLGDCGFTNQTARPQAPATVGLAFRINDEMFEQLHIEAFSSPPELPDVMKPQDSGSTANEQAVQ; from the exons ATG gaTGTGTTCTTAATGATCCGGCGTCACAAGACCACAATTTTCACAGATGCTAAGGAGTCCACCACTGTCTATGAACTGAAGCGCATTGTAGAAGGTATTCTTAAGAGACCACCTGAAGATCAGCTGCTCTATAAA GATGACCAGTTACTAGAAGACAGCAAAACTCTTGGTGACTGTGGATTCACCAACCAGACTGCCAGACCTCAGGCTCCAGCCACAGTTGGTCTGGCTTTCCGCATCAATG ATGAGATGTTTGAGCAGCTGCACATCGAGGCCTTCTCCAGCCCCCCAGAACTCCCTGATGTGATGAAGCCTCAGGACTCTGGTAGCACTGCCAATGAACAGGCAGTTCAGTGA